The Humulus lupulus chromosome 3, drHumLupu1.1, whole genome shotgun sequence genome window below encodes:
- the LOC133824648 gene encoding probable linoleate 9S-lipoxygenase 5: protein MFLAGKVVDTLTGGLHGKKIKGTVVLTKKNVLEFNPLAATVNAGSAIFDRLGEFLGSGVSLQLVSGHVAGKLSKEAHLENWITSLPTLLPGDSVFRVTFDWDESIGVPEAIIFNNNHVDEFFLKTITLDDVPGHGVVRFICNSWVYSARKYNYDRIFFRNKSYLPNETPASLLKYRREELANLRGNGKGERKEWDRVYDYDVYNDLGEPDKGSNFVRKTLGGNSEFPYPRRGRTGRAATKTDSKSESRLKQVNLMKPLDPIESLDIYVPRDERFGHLKMADFLAYALKSLSQAIVPALKHFFDQTRNEFDNFKEIHDLYEGGIKLPTSVLDNIRKNVPVDLFREFLRSDGEQFLKFPIPDVIKESKSAWRTDEEFGREMVAGVHPILIQCLKTFPPTSKLNPELYGDQTSTITEEHIQNYLEGLDVLTALNENKLFILNHHDSFIPYLRRINTTSTKAYATRTLLFLTNDGTLKPVAIELSLPHPDGDQFGVVSKVYTPAEEGAEGTIWQLAKAYAAVNDSGYHQLNSHWLNTHAVIEPFVIATNRQLSALHPIYKLLHPHYRDTMNINALARQSLVSADGIIESTFFQGKYALESSAVVYKDWVFTDQALPADLLKRGMAVKDQNSPHGLRLLVEDYPYAVDGLEIWSAINTWVKEYCSFYYKTDAAIQKDTELQAWWKEVREVGHGDKKNEAWWPKMQTREELVESCTILIWISSALHAAVNFGQYAFTGYLPNRPTLSRRFMPEEGTPEYEQLKSDPEKAFLLSVTPEFQSLIGISLVEILSRHASDELYLGQRENPDWTSEADPLQAFERFGNKLAQIEDKIARRNNDTNMKNRVGPVNFPYALLMPKSDQGLTARGIPNSISI from the exons ATGTTTCTAGCCGGGAAAGTGGTGGACACTCTGACTGGGGGTCTCCATGGAAAAAAGATAAAGGGTACGGTTGTGTTGACCAAGAAGAATGTGTTGGAGTTCAATCCTTTGGCTGCCACCGTTAACGCTGGCTCTGCTATTTTCGATCGTTTAGGCGAATTCTTAGGCAGTGGAGTTTCTCTACAGCTCGTCAGTGGTCACGTCG CGGGGAAGTTGAGTAAAGAAGCTCACTTGGAGAACTGGATTACTTCTCTGCCAACCTTGTTACCAGGAGACTCGGTGTTCAGAGTGACTTTCGACTGGGACGAATCCATTGGAGTTCCTGAAGCTATCATCTTCAACAACAATCACGTTGACGAGTTCTTCCTCAAGACCATTACCCTTGATGACGTTCCTGGTCATGGTGTCGTTCGCTTCATCTGTAATTCATGGGTTTACTCAGCTAGAAAATACAACTATGATCGTATTTTCTTCAGAAACAAG TCATATCTTCCAAATGAAACACCAGCATCGCTGCTCAAGTACAGAAGGGAAGAGCTTGCGAACTTGAGAGGAAATGGAAAAGGAGAGCGCAAAGAGTGGGACAGAGTCTATGACTACGATGTGTACAACGATTTGGGTGAGCCTGACAAAGGTTCAAACTTTGTTCGTAAAACCCTTGGAGGGAATAGCGAATTCCCTTACCCTCGCAGAGGAAGAACAGGCAGAGCAGCCACCAAAACAG aTTCTAAAAGTGAGAGCAGGCTGAAACAAGTGAACCTTATGAAACCACTGGATCCCATTGAATCGTTAGACATTTACGTTCCACGAGATGAACGATTTGGTCACTTGAAGATGGCAGATTTTCTTGCTTATGCACTTAAGTCTCTGTCTCAAGCCATCGTACCCGCGCTGAAACATTTCTTTGACCAGACCCGAAACGAGTTTGATAACTTCAAAGAAATACATGACTTGTATGAAGGAGGAATTAAGCTACCAACGTCAGTACTTGACAATATTAGGAAAAATGTTCCTGTCGACCTGTTCAGGGAATTTCTCCGATCTGACGGTGAACAATTCCTTAAGTTTCCTATACCTGACGTTATTAAAG AGAGTAAATCTGCATGGaggactgacgaagaatttggaagAGAAATGGTTGCTGGAGTCCACCCTATCCTCATTCAATGCCTCAAG ACATTCCCACCGACCAGCAAGCTAAACCCAGAATTATATGGTGATCAGACTAGCACAATTACTGAAGAACATATTCAGAATTACTTGGAGGGGCTCGACGTACTTACG GCActcaatgaaaataaattatttatattgaaTCACCACGATTCATTTATTCCCTACCTGAGGAGGATAAACACAACTTCTACAAAGGCTTATGCAACTCGAACTCTCCTCTTTTTGACTAATGACGGCACATTGAAGCCTGTTGCCATCGAATTAAGCCTTCCACATCCGGATGGCGATCAATTTGGTGTGGTGAGTAAAGTATATACCCCTGCTGAAGAAGGTGCTGAAGGTACCATTTGGCAACTGGCTAAAGCTTATGCGGCTGTAAATGATTCTGGCTACCATCAACTCAATAGTCATTG GTTGAATACACACGCTGTGATTGAGCCGTTTGTGATAGCAACGAACAGGCAGCTAAGTGCACTCCACCCAATCTACAAACTTTTGCACCCCCATTACCGTGATACCATGAACATAAATGCCCTTGCTAGGCAGAGTCTCGTCAGTGCTGATGGCATCATAGAGTCCACATTTTTTCAGGGAAAGTATGCTTTGGAATCGTCAGCAGTAGTTTATAAGGATTGGGTTTTTACTGATCAAGCACTTCCAGCAGATCTCCTTAAAAG AGGAATGGCAGTAAAAGATCAGAATTCTCCTCATGGGCTTCGCTTGCTAGTAGAGGATTATCCTTATGCTGTCGATGGGCTGGAAATCTGGTCTGCAATCAATACATGGGTTAAAGAATACTGCTCCTTCTACTACAAGACTGATGCTGCTATCCAAAAAGACACAGAGCTTCAGGCATGGTGGAAGGAAGTTAGGGAAGTGGGTCATGGTGACAAGAAAAATGAAGCTTGGTGGCCGAAAATGCAAACTCGTGAGGAACTAGTTGAGTCATGCACTATACTCATATGGATATCTTCTGCTCTTCATGCAGCTGTCAACTTTGGCCAGTATGCTTTTACAGGGTACCTTCCAAACCGTCCCACATTAAGCCGACGGTTCATGCCTGAAGAGGGTACTCCAGAATATGAGCAGCTTAAATCTGACCCTGAAAAGGCTTTCTTATTGTCAGTTACTCCAGAATTCCAGAGCCTTATTGGGATTTCCCTTGTTGAGATTTTGTCAAGGCATGCTTCAGATGAGCTATATCTTGGTCAGAGAGAAAATCCTGACTGGACTTCAGAAGCTGATCCCTTGCAAGCTTTTGAAAGATTTGGAAACAAACTTGCTCAAATTGAAGACAAAATTGCAAGGAGAAATAATGATACGAATATGAAGAATCGAGTTGGCCCAGTCAATTTCCCATATGCGTTGCTCATGCCTAAGAGTGATCAAGGGCTCACTGCCAGGGGAATTCCCAACAGCATCTCAATCTAA